CCACACATTTGAATCATTCtccaaatataaaatgtacatttgaTCTGCTTGACAACAGGTTCTGATTCTACAATAGGCTCTTGTGCACCGAGGCAAGAGATAAAAATTAGGATTCCAGTTAAATTCACATTAGATTACAGTGCTTTTAGGTGAAGAATGATGTTTGTTATTGAACAACTTTCCGTGCATTGGTGAGTTAGCAGGCTTTCAGTTACAGTATATGACTTGACAAACTGCTCATTATTAACCTTGCTGTCTGCCCAACCCTCTCCTCAGCAGCACAGAAAATGTGCTTATTATTCTCAGGTTACTCAAAATTGCCCTACTGATGTGTTTCCCGTGGCGATTACTGACTGGATGTGCCGTGCATGAAGCCTAATGATTTTAGTGTGTGTGGATGGATTGCTCTACAGCACTGTATCGTAGTGGGGGAGGATGTGTCCAGAATATTTAACTAGCATGCAGATTACTGGGAGTTACCTTTCTACTCTTTATTTCACAGTCATCCAGAGCACTTTAACTAACTGACCTCTCTGATTGAATGTAATACTGTATGTTACAGAAATACTGAAAGATGTAATGTTTTCCTTTTGCATTTTAGAGTCAAAGCATCAACACTCTGCAACGGGAGGACAGCTGTACTGTAACCGATGACTCAACCAGCCAGTGTTCTGGTACAGTGGACAGTGAAGAAGACAGAAACATCGCTTTAGAGAAGAGCATGTAAGTCTAAAACATTATACCAATGACTGTAACTTCTTTAACTTCTCTATCCCCTCAGGATTGCTGAGGTCCATGGACCAGCTCCTCCTGGCAGTCCCAAAAACCATTCTGAAAACCACAGGCAATCGTCCAATTTCAATTATTTCCCCCAAACTGTGGAATGATCCCCCTGCTCTTTTATCGTTTTTCCCTTTTATAGATAAAGGCTATGTGTTTGCCCTTGTTTCATGCCTTTATGCTGAGAGAACTGTGACTATCTGTGATTGATATTTGGTACACAGCCCTGAGATCATCATCGAGTCACTCTCAGAATTTGCACATGCTTCTAATACAGTAGtcctgttttttaatgtttgtcttTCAGATACGTGTTAACAGAACTGATAGAGACAGAAAGGCTGTATGTTGAAGATCTTGGACTTATAGTGCAGGTATGCCTCACCTCAAATGATCTACTTATTGGTATTTATATAAGAAACACCTGACATTCCTTAATATGTACCAAAAGCAAAGGAATTTTTTGGTCAAATAAGCAACTTAGAtacatatttgtatttatacagGGTTATATGGCCACCATGGGTAATCAGGGTGTTCCTGAGGACTTGAGAGGAAAGGACAGGATTGTGTTTGGAAATATCCACCAGATCTATGACTGGCATAAGGAGTGAGTCAGAAAGTCTCCCCCCTGAGTTCCTCTGAATATGAACATCTCTTATGTTTAACAAGTTTTTTCCCCCAAATTTCTCATGTTTCATAACTGTTGAGCATGTGTCATACCCCctgttgctgtttgtttcctgcctctgagtacgtgtgtgtgtgtgtgtgtgtgtgtgtgtttggctgGCTGGCTGCTTTTGCCTGACCTTCTGTGCTTCGTGTCACACAGTTATTTCCTGGGAGAGCTGGAGAAATGTGTGGGTGATCCAGACAGCCTGGCCCGGCTCTTCATCAAACATGTGAGCCTAAAGATCAGTGAGAGACaagtgtccttttttttttctcagtctgAACATTTGGCTGAACATTTAGTCATCACAGCCCCCAGTGGTGTAATGCCTCGGCCTGCTGCTGTGcagatgtgttttctttttgtagatcagctgactgcaggtgcAGCTGGTAAATAACAGGATTATAATCACTCTGGTTTCGCTAAAGAGCTCTCACAGCCAGCAATCAGTGTCAAAGACGCTTCCACTGAGACCCTGCTGTTTGTAAAAAGGAGCTGAATCTACATCTCTCTGAGCTCTattaaaagttttgttttttttactctaaACTTCAGAAGATTTGACGATCATTTGATGTCAAAGTGAAAACAGATTTCATGCAAACGGCAacattaaacacaaaacaaagcaacttttattttgtgttgtaaaacgTCAAAACATGGAGAAACTCGAAGGGTGTGGAAAACGATTATTGGCACTTTACAGCCGAGCATCCGTATCGCTGTGCTACAGCAGGAATATAAACAGAATAAACTCATAACTTTGATTTGTTACAAATTTTCGGGCCAAAcgtctttatttctttaagttACTGCAGCGTGGCTAATTCAGCTTTGGACACTAAGGTGTAATTCTTACCCTGCCCATTGCTCCACacttatttgtaataatttccATTATCCCTCGTCCACTTCCAGGAGCGGCGTCTTCACATGTATGTGGTTTACTGTCAGAACAAACCCAAGTCCGAGCACATTGTCTCTGAATACATCGAGACCTACTTTGAGGTGAGAGCCCAACGGTCTCTGTCCCCAGAGATGACTTTTTCAGCCTAAAAAAACCcttgtttttcacatttctttcctttttcgtCTCCTGACAGGATCTCAGACAACAGCTGGGTCACAGGCTGCAGCTCAATGACCTGCTTATCAAACCTGTTCAGAGGATCATGAAGTATCAGCTACTGCTGAAGGTTTGCCACTTAAAAAGATGACCTATTCACTTGCATGGCACCTGCTATATGTTGATATTAAAATAATCTGTCATTCGTTTGATTCAGGAAACATCAAAATGatcaaaatattaaataataaaagggTTAATTTACTtaaattaaaacattcacaACTGAAAGTTGTGAGTAGGCGCTCAGCAACCTTGCATACAACTAGTGGGTAACCATTTGAGGCAAGTTCTCTATTGCAGAAAGATGTCTTGCGAACGATTTGCACTCAGGCTCTGAGTAAGTTGCTGATTGCAATTTACTGGAAATCCGTTTGCTTTTATAAATTAGAAGGCAGCTATTTAAAAATCTTCTCCAATCTGTCTGAGAGTGGTTGCAGAGTGAGATTAACATTATTTTGAGACAGTTTCATTCAATCCAGGTGACCTGTGCAATCACTTTGGACCTGTGCAAAGGCAACCGGTTGCAAACAACTGTCACCCAGTTGCTTGCAACCGGTTGCCAAATATGAAAAAATTCAATACAGCCACTGCTTTTGATCCTAGTCACAAGGAGGTTGTCATTATACTGAGCCATTATAAGCCATTATAAGTCCTTATTTCCTTACTTTATCTTACATTTTTTATTCAAgttgtttcagtttattttatgaaaattaaaataaatctcTTATCTACTGGCACCTTCAGGACTTCTTGAAGTATTACAGCAAAGCTGGGAAGAATGTGGAGGAGCTGCAGGTACGAGCTCATTATGAAATGGAAACTCCAATAAAATGATTTATCATTTCAATCGCACACTAAAATCATGTTTTCACTGCTGTCCATCTGACTCAGAGAGCAGTGGAGGTGATGTGTTTTGTGCCAAAACGATGTAATGATATGATGAATGTGGGAAGGCTCCAAGGTTTTGAGGTAAGATCCCAGCTGCGCTGAATTATTAGCAGTTTTTTAATGTGTTCTTAAAAAATAAGACGCATATCCAGGATGACTTGTGTTCTTTGACAATGGCTGATAAATGTACTGCTCAGGGGAAAATCACCGCTCAGGGGAAGCTGCTCCAGCAGGATACCTTCTCCGTCAGCGAGCAGGAAAGTGGCTTCCTGTCCAAAGCGAGGGAGAGGCGGGTCTTCCTGTTTGAGCTGCTGGTCGTCTTCAGTGAGCCAATTGATAAGAAAAAGGGTTTCCCTTTGCCGGGGTACACCTTTAAAAACAGCATCAAGGTGAGATTATATTTCCATAAATCTTTGGCTGAgtgcttttgttaatgttcaAAATGAGCATGTTGTGTTTTGCAGGTAAGCTGCCTTGGTGTGGAGGAGCACTCTGAAGAAGATCCTTGCTGTCTGGTCCTGACTTCCCGAGGCACTGACGGCAGTGTGACGCGCTTCATCATGCATGCATCATCTCCGGATATACAGCAGGCTTGGCACAGTGATGTGGTCCAGATATTAGAGACTCAGAGGAACTTCCTTAATGGTACCGGAGCTCAGTCTTTCTTCTATACGACTGTTGATTTAAGAGTTTGGTCTGTCTGAATAATCCAACATATCTTCCTGTCTGCTGCAGCTCTTCAATCTCCAATAGAATACCAACGGAGGGAAAGTAAGTCAAACAGCCTGGGCAGGAACATGAAGTCTCCACCTACACCAGCATCTGGCCTGTGGCCTCACTCCTCAGCATCCGTGGACAGGCGTCAGCAGCCCTGCTTGCTGTCTTATAACACCTCCTTGCCCTCTATGCATTCACCCCAGCACAGCCCGGCCTCGCAAACGGTGCGTGTGAAACAGCAGTGCTCACCATCATATTTACATACAAACATGCATCTGTATTTTTCTCACAATTTAACTTTGACTTCTTTGTGTCTTTAAGGTGTCTAACCCTTGTGTGGTAACACTTTGTGCAGCTCACCCCTCGCTTTCCTCCCCCATGCAGCTCAGTCTGTGCTCAGAGGTGAGACGTGACTGTGGCACATCCAGTGGCCTGGCTCCCTGCAGCTATCACAGCCTGCAGGTAAATTATACACAAAGCTGACTGACCTCAGTTATTTAACAGATGAGGCATCCGCCATGCTGATAGTTTATTCTCCCTGAAAGAAAATACGGTAAAAGTTGTTTACGGTCTATAGTTATTTACTGGTGTCATCAGTGAACAGTGAAGTGTCTATTTGAACCCAAACTATCTGTATAGGTAGAAATTCACATTTAACTATTACATTTGCAGCAGCCAATTCAGTCGGGTCCCTTTGAGCTGTGGTCATTGGTCAAAGACTCAATCAGACTTAGACTTTGTTGGTTAATTTAATTGAAGTAGACCACGTCTAAATGATGGGTCTAGCCACTGTGATGTTACTCATTAGGTTGTGGAAGCTTCAGTACAGGTGTAGCGCACAGTCATAGAAACATGCTAATCAGACCtaaaaaacagtcaaataaaatactacactgtcaaaaaaaacagaagcataAACTTCTTAGACTATCAACACTTCAcattatttgtcagataattcAAGATGGTCATGTTGAAATGTGAATCTGTGGGGTTTGACTCACATTTGCTTCACCCGCTTCCCAAGAGCGTTTTTTGTCTTAGTTACGTTTAATGCCTGGAGGCTGCCTCGTGGTGGAAATACTCCACTATGACTTTCCAGGAACCCTTGTAGTGTTATTTAAGACACAGGAACAGCAGACGTGACTGACAAGTTGGAGAATGTATTTTATTTGCACCATTTAGTCACTGCCCCACGGCAATTCTGGTGAGCCTTGTTTTATTGTGGTgcttaaaacaatgaaaattaaatgtatttGAGAGAATCTTGCTATTCCACGCAACCAGACACCATTTCAGTGCTTCTGTATGGAGAGCTtaacagtttcatttttttgtttagtttttctaTTTGATTAAATCTGAAGAGCATATTAGCACTTTCTGGAAATTCTAGCCTTGCTGACCTCAGCTGGTGAAACCTCTCGGTTACgtttctaaataaaataaaatgatgcagATCAGCTCTGTGGAGCTGGTCTGTGTGCGTGGACTGAGGCTGTTTGTTGTGGCGATCATTGATGGTGATGGGAAATGACTCTGAATGCCTTGGTGAAAATATCCTGTTGTTGTTTCTGCATGGATTTACAAACCTAGCTGACCTAACCTGCAGCCAGTTTATGGAAAACCCGTTGACCTGCTCTTTTATCTCATTCATTCAGACTTCCACCGAGAGGAGGAAGCAGTTTGATCACAATACTTATTAGACGTGCTGATCTGGCCTGATTCCACAAAGTTGTTCTCGTCCTCTTGGCTcgctctttgtgtttttggatCAGCTGTGTTTCTATTGTGCTTTAAAtgcacaagaaaagaaaagaaaagtttccTATCTACCTTTTCACACAGCCTTTGTCACACATGTTATGCATGACTCCTGACTACGTGCCATTTTTATGTAACAGCCTCTTAATTACATTTACGTCAAGAAAGTCCAGTTCATTTTTCATTACTGATAAAGTAACTGCACTTAACTTTTGCAGCCCTATTCTCCTAGATCCAGGCTAAAAGAGTAAAAGAGAGGTGACAGGGCTTTCATAATCGGTGCAACAATTGACCTTTTCACATAAGATCTACCTAATGACTAAAAAAACCCATTTAATCTTGCTTGCTTTGAGTTCTACTTGAGCAGGGTTTCCTGGCTTTTTATTGTGCAAGCATAGCCTTATTTACTTGTAGTATTGCTTTAATTGATTAaagtttctatttttaaaatgtatgtttATAGTTTTATTGTGCATACTGTGTTAAATAATTTAACAATTTTGTTTAAATTACCTCAAATTTAGCTCAAGTGGTGAAAACAAATCACTTTATTCTGCAAATGTTAATATTAGAGCCTTAACAGCACAATTCTTTTATCTGcgtgttatttttaaagtttgcCTTTTGTGCTTCAGTCTTATTTTGCAATTGTGAATTACGAATTATGTTGTTGCCAGAATCAATCACCTGATTAACAGGAAGCCTTTGAAAATCTGCAGTGTGTCTTCGCTTCAAATGCCAGTGTAAAAATTGCCTATTTCCTCTCAGGGTGTGCCTGCCAGTTTCCAGACGATCACATTTAAGGACGCTGGGACTTATTCAGCGCATCAACTAAATAACTTGGATCAGCTCAAGGAGAGCGAGCAATAATGCGCTGCAGTGTCACATGAACTCAGTTTACCCTTCTGGAGCTGGAGTACCTCGACTAGGTCTGACTGCCAGGACACTTTGTTCCACTCATGTACACAAGCTGTCTGAGTCTGCGTGTCTCTGTTTTCACATATTGTCTCATATTTCCTTTAGGCTTGTAATGTGGGGACTATTCTAGTGAAGTTACAGTGGTGTGACTGTATTCATTTGAGTGCATCTGCATATACATTACCAATCAGctataacattaaaaacaagatGAACCTAACAAGTCCGATCATCTCTTGCAAGGCAAAGATCTGCTGCCATTCATCTGGATGTTACGCTGATATTCACAGACCATCTAAATAGTGTTTTGGCAGAGACCCCACTTCCACCTTATTAGCGAAGGCACTCCTCGAGGGCAGCAGCCTCTTCCAGCTGGACAGCGCTGCAAAAACCGGTCTGGAAAAACAGAccggtaaatggcctgtatttgtatagcgatttactagtccctaaggacccgaaagcgctttacacatccagtcaccCACCcgttcacacactggtgatggcaagctacattgtagccacagccaccctggggcgcactgacagaggcgaggctgccggacactggcgccaccgggccctctgaccaccaccagtaggcaacgggtgaagtgtcttgcccaaggacacaacgaccaagactgtccaaaccagggctcgaaccggcaaccttccgattacaaggcaaacgCCCAACTCTTGGGCCACGGTCGCCCCACCGTGATGTAAAGCCAGATTTGTTGACTTGGCCTCCAAACTTTACCCATTCTGACTGAGGATCTGCACGAAGGCACGAGAAAGCCCCGTCCACAGAGGCTCCACCCTCCATTCCAGACTCAGTGAACCTGCATCCATGCCTCCAAAGCAGGGATGTCAAATTCATTTTACATTAGGGGCCAATTTACATTGatcacatacagcccactttgatttCAAGTGGGTTAGGTTTAATGCCTGTGAtatcttaatataagaaaaaaagtgcaatttcaacattttgtctcagtttttctgcctgattaaaaaaaaaaatg
This genomic interval from Oreochromis niloticus isolate F11D_XX linkage group LG5, O_niloticus_UMD_NMBU, whole genome shotgun sequence contains the following:
- the LOC100700172 gene encoding rho guanine nucleotide exchange factor 25 isoform X1 — encoded protein: MKTLAKGRKEELLEYKLDKISDTSREKMLLHGHSRDIRTRVKWAGKSRVTAGCKAESYSVAGSDGSITPSVGSVPNQASGGSSPCSRSSSGGSRHPVTTLKKWLTNPVRKLSSDARSGTGKGEKQMFGSDGRQPTLILSHSEAQQRPMEIQNNYTILTSGDTEWKDGLLNPAAHSPLRPASPSYLSDLLQGRDAQSLSQSINTLQREDSCTVTDDSTSQCSGTVDSEEDRNIALEKSIYVLTELIETERLYVEDLGLIVQGYMATMGNQGVPEDLRGKDRIVFGNIHQIYDWHKDYFLGELEKCVGDPDSLARLFIKHERRLHMYVVYCQNKPKSEHIVSEYIETYFEDLRQQLGHRLQLNDLLIKPVQRIMKYQLLLKDFLKYYSKAGKNVEELQRAVEVMCFVPKRCNDMMNVGRLQGFEGKITAQGKLLQQDTFSVSEQESGFLSKARERRVFLFELLVVFSEPIDKKKGFPLPGYTFKNSIKVSCLGVEEHSEEDPCCLVLTSRGTDGSVTRFIMHASSPDIQQAWHSDVVQILETQRNFLNALQSPIEYQRRESKSNSLGRNMKSPPTPASGLWPHSSASVDRRQQPCLLSYNTSLPSMHSPQHSPASQTVSNPCVVTLCAAHPSLSSPMQLSLCSEVRRDCGTSSGLAPCSYHSLQGVPASFQTITFKDAGTYSAHQLNNLDQLKESEQ
- the LOC100700172 gene encoding rho guanine nucleotide exchange factor 25 isoform X2 gives rise to the protein MDRQKCITMRGSHHHGGCGCQHLFRKLLSKCGCCFVKARAESYSVAGSDGSITPSVGSVPNQASGGSSPCSRSSSGGSRHPVTTLKKWLTNPVRKLSSDARSGTGKGEKQMFGSDGRQPTLILSHSEAQQRPMEIQNNYTILTSGDTEWKDGLLNPAAHSPLRPASPSYLSDLLQGRDAQSLSQSINTLQREDSCTVTDDSTSQCSGTVDSEEDRNIALEKSIYVLTELIETERLYVEDLGLIVQGYMATMGNQGVPEDLRGKDRIVFGNIHQIYDWHKDYFLGELEKCVGDPDSLARLFIKHERRLHMYVVYCQNKPKSEHIVSEYIETYFEDLRQQLGHRLQLNDLLIKPVQRIMKYQLLLKDFLKYYSKAGKNVEELQRAVEVMCFVPKRCNDMMNVGRLQGFEGKITAQGKLLQQDTFSVSEQESGFLSKARERRVFLFELLVVFSEPIDKKKGFPLPGYTFKNSIKVSCLGVEEHSEEDPCCLVLTSRGTDGSVTRFIMHASSPDIQQAWHSDVVQILETQRNFLNALQSPIEYQRRESKSNSLGRNMKSPPTPASGLWPHSSASVDRRQQPCLLSYNTSLPSMHSPQHSPASQTVSNPCVVTLCAAHPSLSSPMQLSLCSEVRRDCGTSSGLAPCSYHSLQGVPASFQTITFKDAGTYSAHQLNNLDQLKESEQ
- the LOC100700172 gene encoding rho guanine nucleotide exchange factor 25 isoform X3 yields the protein MDRQKCITMRGSHHHGGCGCQHLFRKLLSKCGCCFVKARESYSVAGSDGSITPSVGSVPNQASGGSSPCSRSSSGGSRHPVTTLKKWLTNPVRKLSSDARSGTGKGEKQMFGSDGRQPTLILSHSEAQQRPMEIQNNYTILTSGDTEWKDGLLNPAAHSPLRPASPSYLSDLLQGRDAQSLSQSINTLQREDSCTVTDDSTSQCSGTVDSEEDRNIALEKSIYVLTELIETERLYVEDLGLIVQGYMATMGNQGVPEDLRGKDRIVFGNIHQIYDWHKDYFLGELEKCVGDPDSLARLFIKHERRLHMYVVYCQNKPKSEHIVSEYIETYFEDLRQQLGHRLQLNDLLIKPVQRIMKYQLLLKDFLKYYSKAGKNVEELQRAVEVMCFVPKRCNDMMNVGRLQGFEGKITAQGKLLQQDTFSVSEQESGFLSKARERRVFLFELLVVFSEPIDKKKGFPLPGYTFKNSIKVSCLGVEEHSEEDPCCLVLTSRGTDGSVTRFIMHASSPDIQQAWHSDVVQILETQRNFLNALQSPIEYQRRESKSNSLGRNMKSPPTPASGLWPHSSASVDRRQQPCLLSYNTSLPSMHSPQHSPASQTVSNPCVVTLCAAHPSLSSPMQLSLCSEVRRDCGTSSGLAPCSYHSLQGVPASFQTITFKDAGTYSAHQLNNLDQLKESEQ